A stretch of the Photobacterium toruni genome encodes the following:
- the glsB gene encoding glutaminase B yields the protein MKPTESLLNGILDEVRPLIGQGKVANYIPALAEVPANKLGIAVCYNDGEIIQAGDSQESFSIQSISKVLALTLAMALYEPDELWARVGKEPSGQAFNSMIQLELENGIPRNPFINPGAIVISDMLYSRLCAPQYRMLELVRELSCNPQIVYDKIVANSEMQHSDRNASIAYLMRSFGNFNNEVMPVLNNYFSYCALKMSCVDLARTFSYLANKGQPLGAKTPIISQTQSKHINALLATCGLYDGAGEFAYRVGMPGKSGVGGGIVAIVPGEMTIAVWSPELDQSGNSLVGTAALEKLSARIGRSIF from the coding sequence ATGAAGCCGACAGAGAGCTTGCTCAATGGCATTTTAGATGAAGTTAGACCATTGATTGGTCAAGGAAAAGTCGCTAACTATATTCCAGCTTTAGCTGAAGTTCCTGCGAATAAATTAGGCATCGCTGTGTGTTATAACGATGGCGAAATTATTCAAGCAGGTGATAGCCAAGAAAGCTTTTCTATTCAATCGATCTCCAAAGTTTTAGCACTGACATTAGCGATGGCACTTTATGAACCCGATGAATTATGGGCGCGAGTAGGTAAAGAGCCGTCAGGTCAGGCATTTAATTCAATGATTCAGTTGGAATTAGAAAATGGCATTCCGCGTAATCCATTTATTAATCCTGGTGCGATTGTTATTTCTGACATGCTATATAGCCGCTTGTGCGCCCCGCAATACCGTATGCTTGAATTAGTGCGTGAATTATCCTGCAACCCACAGATTGTTTACGACAAAATTGTAGCTAATTCAGAGATGCAACACAGTGATCGTAATGCTTCGATTGCTTATTTAATGCGTTCATTTGGTAACTTTAATAATGAAGTAATGCCTGTACTTAATAACTATTTTAGTTACTGCGCATTAAAGATGAGTTGCGTTGATTTAGCGCGAACATTTTCTTATTTAGCAAATAAAGGTCAGCCTTTAGGTGCAAAAACGCCAATAATTAGCCAAACTCAAAGTAAGCATATAAATGCATTGCTTGCGACATGTGGGTTATATGATGGCGCGGGAGAGTTTGCTTACCGCGTTGGTATGCCGGGTAAATCAGGTGTTGGTGGCGGTATTGTGGCGATTGTGCCGGGAGAAATGACAATTGCGGTGTGGTCGCCAGAATTGGATCAATCAGGAAACTCTTTGGTGGGTACCGCAGCATTAGAAAAGTTATCAGCACGGATTGGACGTTCTATTTTTTAG
- the proC gene encoding pyrroline-5-carboxylate reductase, whose amino-acid sequence MEQRSIAFIGAGNMARSIIAGLIASGYDASKITATAPSETRLAPLSRDFGIHTDSNNLRAAQQADVIVLAVKPQLMAEVCLPLQAVDFSNKLVISIAAGINSARLATMLDSQLHLVRVMPNTPALIGKGMSGLYADSTLAPQDHQFASQLLQAVGEICWVKQEADINGIIAAAGSAPAYFFLFMEAIQQQAIAQGFDEQTARLLVQQTALGAAEMVQANPETDLATLRQQVTSKGGTTAEAINTFNQHHLTEIVAKAMQAAVARAQEMEQLF is encoded by the coding sequence ATGGAACAGCGTTCTATCGCTTTTATCGGTGCCGGTAACATGGCACGTTCAATCATCGCCGGGTTAATTGCCAGTGGTTATGATGCAAGTAAAATCACCGCTACGGCACCTAGTGAAACCCGTCTAGCACCATTAAGCCGTGATTTTGGTATTCATACCGACAGTAATAACCTACGTGCAGCACAGCAAGCTGATGTTATTGTACTGGCAGTAAAACCTCAATTGATGGCTGAAGTTTGTTTACCATTGCAAGCGGTAGATTTCAGTAATAAATTAGTGATCTCTATTGCTGCTGGTATTAACAGCGCTCGATTAGCAACGATGCTTGATAGCCAATTGCATTTAGTACGCGTAATGCCAAACACACCAGCATTAATTGGTAAGGGCATGAGCGGCTTATATGCTGATTCAACATTAGCACCGCAAGATCATCAATTTGCGAGCCAATTACTGCAAGCTGTCGGTGAAATTTGCTGGGTTAAACAAGAAGCAGATATCAATGGTATCATTGCTGCAGCAGGCAGTGCACCCGCTTACTTCTTCTTATTTATGGAAGCGATTCAACAACAAGCAATAGCACAAGGTTTTGATGAACAAACCGCACGCTTGCTCGTTCAACAAACCGCATTAGGCGCAGCAGAAATGGTGCAAGCAAATCCAGAAACGGATCTTGCTACACTACGTCAGCAAGTGACTTCTAAAGGCGGCACTACAGCAGAAGCGATTAATACGTTCAATCAGCATCATTTAACAGAAATCGTGGCTAAGGCAATGCAAGCTGCTGTTGCTCGTGCTCAAGAAATGGAACAATTGTTTTAA
- the mutY gene encoding A/G-specific adenine glycosylase — MRTAFSDAILAWYDKFGRKTLPWQYQKTPYKVWLSEIMLQQTQVATVIPYFERFMARFPTVADLAAAEQDEVLHLWTGLGYYARARNLHKAAQLIVAEHNGEFPTTIAEVEALPGIGRSTAGAVLSLSLNQHHPILDGNVKRTLARCYAIEGWPGKKPVENALWDIATANTPTMGVERYNQAMMDMGAMICTRSKPKCDLCPIEAQCLAKAQQRQSEFPGKKPKKVMPEKQTWFAILRYGDKVWLEQRPQVGIWGGLWCFPQHDTDNLDDLLLQQLEQPQAMIANQQQLIAFRHTFSHYHLDITPVLFTLNQIPNVIHDRQGQWYDLHDPAKIGLAAPVQKILDGLLYPQ, encoded by the coding sequence GTGAGAACAGCTTTTTCCGACGCTATTTTAGCTTGGTATGATAAATTCGGCCGAAAAACCCTACCATGGCAATATCAAAAAACCCCTTACAAAGTATGGTTATCTGAAATTATGTTGCAGCAGACTCAAGTTGCTACGGTGATCCCTTACTTTGAACGCTTTATGGCGCGCTTCCCTACCGTGGCTGATCTTGCCGCTGCCGAACAAGATGAAGTGTTACATTTATGGACAGGATTGGGCTATTACGCTCGTGCTCGTAATCTTCACAAAGCCGCTCAATTAATTGTCGCTGAGCATAATGGTGAGTTTCCAACAACGATTGCAGAAGTTGAAGCCCTACCGGGTATTGGACGCTCAACCGCAGGGGCGGTGTTATCACTATCATTAAACCAACATCACCCGATTTTAGATGGTAACGTAAAGCGTACTCTTGCTCGATGCTATGCGATTGAAGGCTGGCCAGGTAAAAAGCCAGTGGAAAATGCACTATGGGACATCGCCACCGCAAATACACCAACAATGGGTGTCGAACGCTACAACCAAGCGATGATGGATATGGGGGCGATGATTTGTACTCGTAGCAAACCTAAATGCGATTTGTGCCCAATTGAAGCTCAGTGTCTTGCTAAAGCACAGCAACGTCAGAGTGAATTTCCGGGTAAGAAGCCTAAAAAAGTGATGCCAGAAAAACAAACCTGGTTTGCGATTTTACGCTATGGCGACAAAGTATGGCTTGAACAACGTCCACAAGTGGGTATTTGGGGCGGCTTATGGTGCTTCCCGCAGCATGACACCGACAATCTTGATGATTTACTGCTACAACAACTCGAACAGCCACAAGCAATGATCGCCAATCAGCAGCAACTGATCGCATTTAGACATACGTTTAGCCACTATCATCTTGATATTACACCCGTTTTATTTACGTTAAACCAAATTCCTAATGTGATCCATGATCGCCAAGGGCAATGGTATGATCTGCATGATCCTGCCAAAATTGGTTTAGCGGCCCCAGTACAAAAAATCCTTGATGGATTGCTGTACCCACAATAG
- a CDS encoding YggS family pyridoxal phosphate-dependent enzyme: MNSIKQNITQVINEMALATEKCGRDIDSVQLLAVSKTKPVTAIEQAIDAGLFAFGENYVQEGVDKVNYFASHPAAKQLVWHFIGPIQSNKTRPIAEHFDWVHSIDRLKTATRLNEQRPTTMAPLNVLLQVNTSGEASKSGISANEVIELAAAIATMPQLTLRGLMSIPQPETDYDSQFAAFKALADLLEQLKPHHPQLDTLSMGMSGDMEAAIAAGSTMVRIGTALFGARDYSNQA; encoded by the coding sequence ATGAACAGTATTAAGCAAAATATTACACAGGTCATCAATGAGATGGCACTCGCAACTGAAAAATGCGGTAGAGACATCGATTCAGTGCAACTGCTAGCAGTAAGTAAAACTAAGCCCGTTACTGCAATCGAACAAGCGATTGACGCCGGTCTATTTGCTTTTGGTGAAAACTACGTTCAGGAAGGGGTTGATAAAGTTAATTATTTTGCGAGCCATCCCGCTGCAAAACAATTAGTTTGGCACTTTATTGGTCCAATTCAATCAAATAAAACTCGCCCGATTGCTGAGCATTTTGATTGGGTTCATTCCATTGATCGCCTAAAAACAGCAACCCGTTTAAATGAACAACGACCAACAACAATGGCACCGTTAAATGTGTTGTTGCAAGTTAATACCAGCGGTGAAGCAAGTAAATCAGGCATTTCCGCAAATGAGGTTATAGAGCTCGCTGCAGCCATTGCAACCATGCCTCAATTAACTTTACGTGGATTAATGTCGATCCCACAACCAGAAACCGATTATGATAGCCAATTCGCTGCTTTTAAAGCATTAGCGGATTTATTAGAACAACTAAAACCACACCATCCGCAACTTGATACGTTATCAATGGGCATGAGCGGTGACATGGAAGCGGCTATTGCAGCAGGAAGTACTATGGTTCGTATTGGTACCGCCCTGTTTGGTGCGCGTGATTATAGCAACCAAGCCTAA
- a CDS encoding oxidative damage protection protein — MSRTVFCVRLQQEAEGLDFQLYPGDLGQRIFDTVSKQAWAQWQAKQTMLINEKKLNMMNPEHRQLLETEMVKFLFEGKDVVIDGYTPPTK; from the coding sequence ATGAGCCGTACTGTTTTTTGTGTTCGTCTACAGCAAGAAGCTGAAGGTCTAGATTTTCAATTGTACCCAGGTGATCTTGGTCAACGTATTTTTGATACGGTATCAAAACAAGCATGGGCACAATGGCAAGCTAAACAGACTATGCTGATCAATGAAAAAAAACTTAATATGATGAACCCCGAGCATCGTCAACTACTTGAGACAGAAATGGTCAAATTTTTGTTTGAAGGTAAAGATGTAGTGATTGATGGCTATACTCCACCAACAAAATAA
- the yggU gene encoding DUF167 family protein YggU has protein sequence MSDNAVFRQGDDVVIRLYIQPKASRDQIVGLHGGKVKIAITAPPVDGKANAHLAKYLAKQFKVAKGLVHVEKGFQGRHKQIRIEDPKQIPETIANLMQ, from the coding sequence ATGAGTGATAATGCTGTATTTCGCCAAGGTGATGATGTCGTTATTCGACTCTACATTCAACCTAAAGCCAGCCGTGATCAAATCGTTGGTCTGCATGGTGGTAAAGTAAAAATTGCCATTACAGCGCCACCCGTTGATGGCAAGGCAAATGCGCATTTAGCCAAATATTTAGCCAAGCAATTTAAAGTTGCCAAGGGATTAGTTCATGTGGAAAAAGGCTTTCAAGGCCGCCACAAGCAAATTCGAATTGAAGATCCAAAACAGATTCCAGAAACTATTGCCAATCTAATGCAATAG
- a CDS encoding XTP/dITP diphosphatase, whose product MSKLVLATGNQGKVKEMASLLADFGFDVVAQSDFNVSEVAETGTTFIENAIIKARHAAKETGCAAIADDSGLEVDYLQGAPGIYSARFAGEGATDAENIDKLLAAMDGVPEAQRSARFHCVLVMMRHENDPTPLVCHGSWEGSILTERHGDNGFGYDPIFWVPEDQCASAQLDPSRKKQLSHRGKALQQLFSALKG is encoded by the coding sequence ATGAGCAAACTGGTACTGGCAACAGGCAATCAAGGCAAAGTAAAAGAAATGGCGTCCCTACTTGCTGACTTTGGTTTTGATGTTGTCGCTCAAAGCGATTTTAATGTTTCAGAAGTGGCAGAAACAGGCACCACTTTTATTGAAAATGCGATCATCAAGGCACGCCATGCCGCTAAAGAAACCGGTTGTGCTGCCATTGCTGATGATTCGGGGCTTGAGGTTGATTATCTTCAAGGCGCACCGGGTATTTATTCTGCTCGTTTCGCTGGTGAAGGTGCCACTGATGCTGAAAATATTGATAAATTACTTGCGGCAATGGACGGTGTTCCAGAAGCACAACGCAGTGCGCGTTTCCATTGTGTCTTAGTGATGATGCGTCACGAAAATGATCCAACGCCATTAGTTTGTCATGGTTCATGGGAAGGCAGCATTTTAACTGAACGTCATGGTGATAATGGCTTTGGTTATGATCCTATTTTCTGGGTGCCAGAAGATCAATGTGCTTCAGCGCAACTCGATCCAAGTCGTAAAAAGCAACTATCACACCGTGGTAAAGCGCTTCAACAACTTTTCAGTGCACTAAAAGGCTAA
- the hemW gene encoding radical SAM family heme chaperone HemW: MLVPPPLSLYVHIPWCVQKCPYCDFNSHALKTELPELDYIDALIDDLETDLMAYQLVNGQRPLHSIFIGGGTPSLISPAEIGRLLAAIEARIPFSDNIEITMEANPGTVEAGRFDGYRQAGVNRISIGIQSFQDQKLQRLGRIHGSQEAIKAIELAQSAGLNSFNTDLMHGLPDQSIADAISDLKQAIALDPPHLSWYQLTIEPNTLYYSKPPTLPDDDDLWDIFEQGHALLTAAGYQQYEISGYSKPGKQCQHNLNYWRFGDYLGIGCGAHGKISFDDGRIIRTVKVKHPRGYLQADKPYLNEQIAVADSERPFEFFMNRFRLLEACPKQDFIDRTGLALTTIEANIDWAIEQNYLQDNGDQWQITEHGKLFLNDLLAAFVEDEE, translated from the coding sequence ATGCTTGTTCCTCCACCACTTAGCTTATATGTTCACATTCCTTGGTGTGTCCAAAAGTGCCCCTATTGCGACTTTAATTCGCATGCGCTAAAAACTGAATTGCCAGAACTTGATTATATTGATGCGTTAATTGACGATCTTGAAACCGATCTGATGGCATACCAATTAGTTAATGGTCAACGACCACTGCATTCAATTTTTATTGGTGGTGGTACGCCAAGTTTAATTTCGCCAGCTGAAATCGGTCGCTTACTGGCTGCTATTGAAGCCCGTATTCCATTTAGTGATAATATTGAGATCACCATGGAAGCCAACCCAGGTACGGTTGAAGCGGGACGCTTTGATGGTTATCGCCAAGCGGGGGTGAACCGAATTTCAATTGGTATTCAAAGTTTCCAAGATCAAAAATTACAGCGTTTAGGACGTATTCACGGTAGCCAAGAAGCGATTAAGGCAATTGAACTGGCACAATCAGCTGGATTAAACAGCTTTAATACCGATCTGATGCATGGCTTACCCGATCAATCTATTGCAGATGCGATCAGTGATCTTAAGCAAGCGATCGCCCTTGATCCGCCACATCTATCTTGGTATCAACTGACAATTGAGCCCAATACTCTGTATTACTCAAAACCACCGACATTACCTGATGACGATGATTTATGGGATATTTTTGAGCAAGGTCATGCGTTGTTAACCGCTGCAGGTTATCAACAATATGAAATTTCTGGCTACAGCAAGCCTGGAAAGCAATGCCAACATAATCTTAATTATTGGCGCTTTGGTGATTACTTAGGTATCGGTTGTGGCGCCCATGGCAAAATAAGTTTTGATGATGGCCGTATTATTCGCACCGTAAAGGTCAAACATCCTCGTGGATATTTACAAGCGGATAAGCCTTATTTAAACGAGCAAATTGCAGTAGCTGATAGTGAACGTCCTTTTGAATTCTTCATGAACAGATTTCGATTATTAGAAGCCTGTCCAAAGCAAGACTTCATTGATCGTACTGGCTTAGCGTTAACAACCATTGAAGCTAATATCGATTGGGCGATTGAACAAAATTATTTACAAGATAATGGCGATCAATGGCAGATCACTGAACATGGTAAATTATTTTTAAATGATTTATTAGCCGCTTTTGTTGAAGATGAAGAGTAA
- the mrcB gene encoding penicillin-binding protein 1B, with the protein MSKSPQPQKPQPKKPAATPKKVAVKPTANKQPAKKNASQKASSKKTATKKVAGSHPWLHKLGSLVFKVTLVVVAILLVIGIYLDTVVRNKMDGQIWDLPSVVYGRVLTLHPHQAMTLGDVRHELDALQYHKVATPQRMGEYSASATRIELIRRPFKFVDDPQPQQHVMLTFSGSTLSSITDLTTKKSLKTLKIEPKLLGMLGLTGNEQRIFMARDQFPPLLIDALLTTEDRDFYQHEGVSPLAILRAMVVNLKAGHTVQGGSTLTQQLAKNLFLSRERSLWRKVREAYIAVIIDYRYSKDRILEAYLNEIYLGQNGAKEIHGFPLAARFYFGRPLEELRADQLAMLVGMVKGPSQFNPWRHPERTMKRRDLVLMLLLKNNYLTGAEYEQAIAEPLGIQKTPKIASRQPAYFQQLQRELEQDVGDIYKSGKGLRIFSTLDPVSQQAAEKTIAVMVPQLNKKAGVKVETAMVVVDRQYGAVRALIGGSRPGYAGFNRALDASRQIGSLAKPAVYLAALSQPQTFTLATTLSDRAIVLKGSKGTSWRPRNYDRKFRGQVPLYYALAHSLNVPTVNLGLKVGLKTVINTMARLGVKRDEIPHLPSILLGAFSLSPFEVAQMYQSITNNGRKAPLYSLDAVVDSQGRVLYQHQSHIEQVVAEQAAWLTTYDMKKVVSQGTARFLQNKFSSAKLAGKTGTTDNNRDSWFAGADGREVGVVWVGRDDNTPVRLTGSSGALRVYADYLARRQPLPLNIGWPPYITTVKYQRAANGSLQFNCNGNVLLPAWDKNGDLKAQCNDSQPATWIKHMFAD; encoded by the coding sequence ATGAGTAAGTCGCCACAACCTCAAAAACCACAACCTAAAAAGCCTGCGGCCACGCCTAAAAAGGTCGCTGTAAAACCAACCGCTAACAAACAGCCTGCAAAAAAAAACGCCTCCCAAAAAGCTTCGTCTAAAAAAACAGCCACTAAAAAAGTTGCGGGTTCGCATCCATGGCTACATAAGCTTGGCAGTTTAGTGTTTAAAGTGACCTTAGTGGTCGTGGCTATTTTATTAGTGATTGGTATTTATTTAGATACTGTAGTGCGTAATAAAATGGATGGTCAAATCTGGGATTTACCTTCGGTTGTTTATGGACGCGTACTTACTTTGCATCCTCATCAGGCGATGACTCTTGGTGACGTTCGTCATGAGTTAGATGCGTTGCAGTATCATAAGGTTGCGACGCCACAGCGCATGGGTGAGTATTCCGCATCTGCAACTCGAATTGAATTAATTCGTCGACCATTTAAGTTTGTTGATGATCCCCAACCACAACAACATGTGATGCTTACATTCTCTGGTAGCACGTTGAGTAGTATTACCGATCTAACAACCAAGAAATCATTAAAAACCCTCAAGATAGAACCGAAATTATTAGGTATGTTAGGGCTAACGGGCAATGAACAACGGATATTTATGGCGCGGGATCAATTTCCACCGTTATTAATTGATGCATTGTTAACGACCGAAGATCGCGATTTTTATCAACATGAAGGAGTATCACCACTGGCAATTTTACGGGCGATGGTGGTTAACCTTAAAGCGGGTCATACCGTACAAGGGGGCAGTACGCTCACTCAGCAATTGGCGAAAAACCTATTTTTAAGTCGTGAACGTAGTTTATGGCGCAAAGTACGTGAAGCGTATATTGCCGTTATTATTGATTACCGTTACAGCAAAGATCGTATTTTAGAAGCCTATTTAAATGAAATTTACTTAGGTCAAAATGGTGCAAAAGAAATTCATGGTTTTCCCCTTGCGGCACGATTTTATTTCGGTCGCCCGTTAGAAGAACTGCGAGCCGATCAATTAGCAATGTTAGTCGGAATGGTAAAAGGACCGTCGCAATTTAATCCATGGCGTCATCCTGAGCGCACCATGAAACGCCGCGATTTAGTGTTGATGTTACTTTTGAAAAATAATTACCTTACTGGTGCGGAATATGAACAAGCAATTGCAGAGCCATTGGGAATTCAAAAGACACCTAAAATAGCGAGTCGGCAACCTGCGTATTTTCAACAATTACAGCGGGAGTTAGAACAAGATGTGGGTGATATTTACAAATCAGGTAAAGGACTACGTATTTTCAGCACTCTTGATCCAGTGTCACAACAAGCGGCAGAAAAAACTATTGCAGTGATGGTGCCACAATTAAATAAAAAGGCTGGCGTGAAAGTAGAAACAGCCATGGTGGTGGTTGATCGTCAATATGGTGCAGTAAGAGCATTGATTGGCGGTAGTCGTCCTGGTTATGCCGGATTTAACCGCGCGTTGGATGCGAGCCGTCAAATTGGTTCATTAGCCAAGCCAGCTGTCTATTTGGCTGCCTTAAGCCAACCACAGACGTTTACTTTAGCGACAACCTTGAGTGATCGAGCGATTGTTCTAAAAGGCAGTAAGGGAACATCGTGGCGACCAAGAAATTATGATCGTAAGTTCCGTGGGCAAGTACCGTTATATTATGCTTTAGCGCATTCATTAAATGTACCGACGGTAAACTTAGGTTTAAAGGTTGGGCTAAAAACGGTGATTAACACCATGGCTAGGCTGGGTGTTAAGCGCGATGAAATTCCTCATTTACCCTCGATATTATTAGGTGCATTTAGTTTATCGCCGTTTGAAGTGGCGCAAATGTACCAAAGCATAACTAATAATGGTCGTAAAGCGCCGCTGTATAGTCTTGATGCTGTCGTTGATAGTCAAGGGCGAGTGCTGTACCAACATCAGTCGCATATCGAGCAAGTGGTTGCTGAACAAGCGGCTTGGTTAACCACTTATGATATGAAAAAAGTAGTCAGTCAAGGAACCGCTCGTTTTCTTCAGAATAAATTTAGTTCTGCCAAGTTAGCGGGTAAAACGGGAACAACGGATAATAACCGTGATAGCTGGTTTGCAGGAGCCGATGGGCGTGAAGTTGGCGTAGTATGGGTTGGACGGGATGATAACACGCCAGTGCGTCTGACTGGTTCTAGTGGTGCGCTACGGGTTTATGCTGATTATCTTGCTCGTCGTCAACCGTTGCCATTAAATATCGGCTGGCCTCCTTATATCACTACGGTGAAGTATCAACGGGCAGCAAATGGCAGTTTACAATTTAATTGTAATGGTAATGTCTTATTACCTGCATGGGATAAGAACGGTGATTTAAAAGCGCAGTGTAATGATAGTCAGCCTGCAACATGGATTAAGCATATGTTTGCGGATTAG
- a CDS encoding DUF2884 family protein: protein MSSSVVAVECQPLWQNNLSFTDEKLILEQDTQTFTIKDNGQLYFDIHKVNLGPQQTALLAQYYQTITTDLPYVLSHGQHIDTTLCNFAAVRVDKENQIRQQIPALKNWRSVSLK, encoded by the coding sequence ATGAGTTCATCTGTTGTGGCTGTCGAGTGTCAGCCATTGTGGCAGAATAATCTAAGCTTTACGGATGAAAAATTAATTTTAGAGCAAGACACACAGACCTTTACGATTAAAGATAATGGTCAGCTTTATTTTGATATCCATAAAGTAAATTTAGGCCCGCAACAAACAGCGTTATTGGCACAATATTATCAAACGATCACCACAGATTTGCCGTATGTTTTATCTCATGGTCAGCACATTGATACCACGCTCTGTAATTTTGCCGCTGTACGTGTTGATAAAGAAAATCAAATTCGACAACAGATTCCAGCATTGAAAAATTGGCGAAGTGTCAGTTTAAAATAA
- the trmB gene encoding tRNA (guanosine(46)-N7)-methyltransferase TrmB — MSEVSKKSGDVTLTEFTDEGKMVRKIRSFVRREGRLTKGQENAMEKNWPAMGIDFATEMLDWTQVFNREAPVVLEIGFGMGASLVEMAQAAPEKNFVGIEVHTPGVGHCLMGAEAANLTNLRVMCHDGVEVFEHMIPDGSLDMVQLFFPDPWHKARHHKRRIVQPEFAEMLRKKLKIGGIFHMATDWENYAEHMVEVMDAAPGYKNTATDGAYIARPEDRPLTKFEARGHRLGHGVWDMKYMRTE; from the coding sequence ATGAGCGAAGTTTCAAAAAAGTCAGGTGACGTAACTCTGACTGAATTTACCGATGAAGGCAAAATGGTTCGTAAGATCCGCAGTTTTGTTCGTCGTGAAGGCCGTTTAACCAAGGGCCAAGAAAATGCGATGGAAAAAAACTGGCCAGCTATGGGTATTGATTTCGCCACTGAAATGCTGGACTGGACACAAGTCTTTAACCGTGAAGCGCCAGTTGTATTAGAAATCGGTTTTGGTATGGGTGCATCATTGGTTGAAATGGCACAAGCGGCGCCAGAGAAAAACTTTGTTGGTATCGAAGTTCACACTCCAGGTGTTGGTCACTGTTTAATGGGCGCTGAAGCGGCTAATTTAACTAACTTACGCGTAATGTGTCATGACGGTGTGGAAGTGTTTGAACACATGATCCCTGATGGCAGCCTTGATATGGTGCAGTTATTCTTCCCAGACCCATGGCATAAAGCGCGTCACCATAAGCGTCGTATTGTTCAGCCTGAATTTGCTGAAATGCTACGTAAAAAGCTTAAAATTGGTGGTATTTTCCATATGGCAACAGACTGGGAAAATTACGCAGAGCACATGGTTGAAGTGATGGATGCGGCACCTGGCTACAAGAATACTGCTACTGATGGTGCTTACATTGCACGCCCAGAAGATCGTCCTTTAACTAAGTTTGAAGCACGTGGTCATCGCCTAGGTCATGGCGTATGGGATATGAAGTACATGCGTACTGAATAA
- a CDS encoding YggT family protein, which produces MNSLAFLITTVFDLYIMIVLLRVWLQWSRADFYNPFSQFIVKATQPVVAPLRRVIPSIGSIDMATILFGYVLCVAKFILLQLALTGGASAFSPMFLFFGLLALIKAAGGLLFWVLLIRAILSWVSQGRSPMEYVMHQLTEPLMAPIRRVLPAMGGLDLSILVIFLGLQFANYLMGDLIGPIWFQL; this is translated from the coding sequence ATGAATTCACTCGCTTTTTTAATTACCACAGTCTTTGATCTCTACATCATGATTGTGTTGCTACGTGTTTGGTTACAATGGTCACGAGCAGATTTTTATAACCCATTCTCACAATTTATCGTCAAAGCAACTCAACCAGTTGTGGCACCGTTACGTCGTGTGATCCCATCAATTGGCTCTATTGATATGGCAACCATTTTATTTGGTTACGTATTATGTGTGGCTAAATTTATTCTGCTACAACTCGCATTAACAGGCGGTGCATCAGCCTTTAGTCCAATGTTCTTATTCTTTGGTTTATTGGCACTGATTAAAGCGGCTGGCGGATTATTATTCTGGGTATTATTAATTCGTGCCATTTTAAGTTGGGTCAGCCAAGGTCGCAGCCCAATGGAATACGTGATGCACCAGCTAACAGAACCACTAATGGCACCTATTCGTCGCGTACTACCTGCTATGGGTGGTCTTGATTTAAGTATTCTAGTGATCTTCTTAGGATTGCAGTTTGCTAACTATTTGATGGGTGATTTAATTGGTCCAATTTGGTTCCAATTATGA